AAGTACTGTTTGAATCACACATATAGTTATGCACCGGCTGTGGATAAACCTGTGGACAAGTGGTCGATAATTCTGATGAATTGTGTTGCACGTTGAATTATGCGAACGTTTGTTTGCAACATCGGGGTTCATACACCACTTTAAACGCCTTTTGGGGCTCGAAGATAAGTTTGCTCTGGCGCTGGCCAACGGAATGGGCTGTGGATAAGCAGAAGAAAACTGTGGACAAATGGAGTGTGACTGTGGATGAATTGAGAGCGACGGGTACCAGCTTGGACGGTAACGCTTCGAGGACGCGCTATTTTGCTGCCGGCGGCACGGATGGAGTGGAAATAACGCGCTCACAGCGCGTTACCACTGAAATTGAATGAGATAGCGCGTCTGGAGCGCGCTATTCTAAGGATGAGATCCCCGTTTGGACGGTAACGCTTCGAGGACGCGCTATTTTGCTGCCGGCGGCACGGATGGAGTGGAAATAACGCGCTCACAGAGAGTGTCTATTAACAGGAGCCGTAAGGCTCCTGTTTTCCTTTGTTAGGGAATTTTTTGAAGGTAATTGGATACAAATGGTTGAATTTTGGTTGCTAACCTTGGGTTTCCCACGCTCAATTCCTCCATTTTTGCTTCCTTTTCCACTTTAAAGGCAGACGGGGGCCTCTAACGGCTTACCTCGGTTCAATAACTCCTTCACCATTACCTTTACATTGACCACCATAGAGGTAATCTTAACGTCGATCCGCAACTTGCTACGACCACGGGTTCGGGGCTTTCCGAGTCCGTGGTGACGTTTCATTTCGTTATTGGTGCGCTCAATTTCGTATCGAGCTCGAAGTGCCTCTTGACCCTCCTGGCTCGCATTGTACTTCTTTGCCTCCTGAATCAGTTCCCAGTAGTCACTCACGAACACAGTACGTCCCTTTGCATGGTCGGTGCACTGCGCACGTAAAGGGCATGCTGTGCAATCCTCTTCAGCAAATCCATGTTGTGTACCCTTAGATTGCTTAATGTGGTTCTTTCGGACTGACGTGTACCCACCAGGACACACGACCACGTCACGTTCCGGTATGTATGTGAAGTCTTCAGCTCGAAATGCCTTTCCGGACGGGTTCGTGAATTTGGGCAACGGTGCCGTTAGAAGGATATGTAGTTCCTTGGAGAGCTTGTCGCGATTCTCAGCATTTCCGTAAGCTGAGTCTGCCACTACTTCCTTGGGACGCTTGTCGAACTCATCCACCACAGCCTTTACAACCGACTCCAGTGCAATTCCATCTACTTCATTACCAGGGATAGGCTCCGCATTGAGGACTAGGTGAGAGTTGGCCGACTCCACGACTTGTGTCTTATCGCCAATAAACGCCAGCTTTTTGGACTTGTGCCCAACACGTACTTCTGGGTCATGTGCACTCACTACACGGTCGGAGGGCTTGTTATTTTTGTCCTGTTCAACGTACTGAATATCCTCTTTCTGTGGTTCCACATTCTCAGATGAAGGAGACTGGTTTTCGTCAGGGAGCTTCGGAGTAACGTTCTCACGTAAAATACGCAGGAGCACCTCGCGTTGTTGCTTGGCTGTTTCCTGCTCATTGTCGTTTTTCCACTGGGTATCCATGTCGTCGGTGTCCGCACGTTCCAGCCATGCCACTAAACTGAACGCCAAAACACATAGATTGCTGAAGGCGAGATTTCTTTCGCTGCCCTGCACCTCACGCTTGAGTTTGCGAAAGAATGCCCCCACATCCATGTTCTCCTTCAATTTTTCGTAACGCGCTGGGTTATGACGCTTCAAGTAACGCACAAGCTTTTGAGCCGCTTGTTGAATGAGCTCATATACACTTGGCGTAGCAACATTGGCATGCGTGTGGAACGCATCTACCAACCAGCGGTCATCATCTTGTCCCCACATGCCGAGGTTCAGTGCCTGAGCGAGGATATTCACGTGACAGGCATGGAATATATCCGCGCCAAGCCGACTCCTGTCCAGCGCAATTGTGCTGTGGTCAAACTTTGCGAGTGAGATCGGTACACCTAAAAATCGCTTAATGAAGATATCACCGACGATCTTTAGCTCCATCTCACGGTCGGAAATGTTGTAGTACCGCTGTACGAGATGGATTTTAAGTTTCAAGGACGGGGCATACGGGTGTTGGCCGATGGGTGAGTACAAGGGAGCACAGAGCTTATCCGCGAACGAGAAATCAATGTATTTCGCCACTGCATCCCAGAATGGATGAGGTGGTATGACTGAATACACCATGATGTCCTCGAAGGAGGCTTGCTCAAAGTTCTTGTACTTTACCCCGTTCATTTCTCCAACTCCCCGTAATCTCGGATACCTCAATTATACCAGAAAACACGAGATTTACGTAGAAATAACGAGTAATACAGATATAATCTTCGAAAATGGCGAACGGCATCTCGCGTAGTTAATCGACAGTCTCTCACAGCGCGTTACCACTGAAATTGAATGAGATAGCGCGTTCGCAGCGCGCTATTCTAAGGACGTGTCGAAGTGTCGAAGTGTCGAAGTGTCGAAGTGTCCGGAGAGCCCGAGGTTCTGGGGATTGACACCGGGGAACCCTGTGTGTCGAGGCCCTGATTGGATGGAAAACCCGTTTCCTGGAGTTCATCCTTCTGCGATCGACAAAAGTACGCAATGTTCAAATAAATGTACGGTGTCCTGGCTCACACTCTGTTAAAATACATGTAACAGTGATTCACGGAGGGAGGCTCGGTCATGGATGCAAAAGCGCTCGGCGACGCAATCCAGAAGCACATTCGTCCTGACAACCATCCTGTAGGCATCCGAATTGTTCATTCAGAGTCTGAACTCCCCGCCAAGTACCGGCGCCCCGGAACGCATCTCGGGGAAAAAATCACAATCTGCCAAGCCGTTGCATTTGCGAGAAGATACGGTTGGACCATCGCGATGAATGGTGACGACTTGTCATGCCCCATTGCCCAGATTGCTTTTGGCTATCAACCGGAACTTGATTACTATAAGGATGGCAATCTCGTCTGTGGAATGTACACAGATGACTTCGAAAGCGCAAAGCGCACGGAAGCTGACGTGCCGAAACTGACCAAAGAAGAGAGCGGCTATTACGTAGCTTTTCCCTTGGACAGAGCGCCGTTTGACCCTGATGTGGTCGTTGTGTACGCGAACTCTGCACAGGTAATGCGCTTGGTGGCAGCGATGCAGTTCCAGCGAGGAGGGTCCATCAGTTCTACATTTTCAAGTCGAGCAGATTGCGCAGATATCGCCATTCGGACCTTGAAAACTGGGGAACCACAGGTCATTCTCCCTTGTTATGGAGATAGGGTGTTTGCTCAGACACAGGATCACGAGATGGCGTTTAGCTTTCCCTTTAAAGACGCGCAAGAACTCGTTGCAGGCCTGGATGGGACCCATCGAGGCGGGATTCGCTACCCAATTCCTCAATTTCTAAATTACACCGCTCAGTTTCCTGCAACATATGAGAAGTTAAACCGCATGTTTGGTGAGTAGAACATCCCCATTTTGGTTTACTACCGTTACTAAGGCAGAAAGTCACTCCGCGGACTGGAGTGACTTTCTTGTAAACTACTCGTCTAGGCTTGGGTCGTCGAGGAGTTGGATGCGTTCTTCGATCATATCGCGATCGGCAAGGACAGGGCCAGCAAGCCCACGTTCATAGAGTTCGCGGGCGCGGTCCGGGTTTTTCTGCCATCTATCGCGATAAAATACCGGGCTGTACATATCCCCCCACCCGATATAAGCCCAAGCGTTATCGGGATATGTATCCACAAGGGCAGTGAAAAGTGCGTCACCTTCGTCTGGATGCCCGAGCAGAAATTGCGTTTCCGCAGCCGCCTCTCGCATGTTAAAGATGATATGTGAGTGGGTGTCTGGAAATTGCTGCAACAGTTCTTGAATCATCTTAAGACGGGCCTGTGCCCAATTTTCGTCTGCTGTGGCCAGATTGCCAAGACAGGCCTCCAAGTCCTGGATCCAATTTGAAACGAAATCCGGCAAAGTACTGCCTCCACGGTCGTCCACGGCCTCAAGAGATGGCAACTGCTCTGTTCTGGCGTACTCCAAGAGCAAGCTCCATCCTTCCAGCCAGATGCGTGCAGCTTCGTCATCCTTATCGGCTTCCAGCTGTTCTACGCCGTGTTTCATGATGTCAGCGAGCCGTTGCATGACAGACTCCTCGTTGCTGCCACCTGTGAGTCGATGTTTAAGAGGTTTTTCCGCGTTGGTGGCGAGTCGGGGCCACACAGACTGTTCCTTGCTGCCTTCACGCGGTCGAAACTCCACCACGGAGGGTGCCTTGTACTCAGGCTTGTCAATGCAACACTTCTTGAATTTCTTCCCGCTTCCGCACGGACAAGGGTCATTTCTTCCTATTTTCATCACATCAGCTCCTGAGCTTTCTTCAAATCAGCTCCCGAGACGACTATAGCAACTTGACGGGACAGCGACAAGCCGCACCAACTCGGATGTCGTTCCCTCGGCTCTGAAGATGGACATCTCACGACCGACACAAAACAGAGACGGATTTCGTAATTTTATTGTACGAATTTGTGCCTCGGCATCACAAACTCTTTGTCCCTTCGAATTGCTGGCTTTTTGTTCCTTACATATGGCAGACACATATAGTCCCATTACAGACACACGCAGCCTCATCACAGTCAAATCCGGCCTTGTCACAGACACGTTTGGTCTCGAATCACGCGAACGAGGGTGCATTGAACTGGAAGAGCTTCGCAGGCAAGAAGTTAAGGCGCCACAGCCAGGAAAGGGGATCCACCACCATGTCGGACAGGTATCGGCTCGTCAAGTTGAAAACTTGCCGTGGCAACAGACGCCTGCCATCGATGAGGACACGCAGCGAAGTGGATCATGGGGAAGTCTGGGTGCTCAAGCGGAAACGGAACCGACATCAGCAGCAGTTGGTCATACGGATGTGTATTTCCGCTTGTTTGATTGCAGGACTCGTTGTGGCTTGGTACATCACCGGACAAGATGGTTCACTGAAACATCTCGCACACTATGTATCCACTAACAGTTGGATGGCTCTGCCTGTCCTCTCCTAGCGGCAATCAACATCATGCCCCGCAACACTACGTCGTGGCCTGACATATCATTGCAGTACATGTCATCGCTGTACAGATCATTGCAGTACATGTCATTGCAGTACACATCATTGCAGTACACATCATTGCTGTAAATATCATTACCTTACACCTCACTAATCTAAATAACTAAATTATCTAAATAAATATTCTTTTGCACGGCAATATGATCTATACTGCATATAAATACATATCTGTATGGCAGGGGGAGTCGAGGATGAAGCGGTTTGCTGCACGCGCCGCAGTCTTGTTGCTCGGGCTCGGAACTGTTACCGCATGTGGAACGACGACTTCTACGAACGGTTCCAACGACACATCAAATGTCAACAGTTCACAGACGTCACAGGTATCATCGCAGAACGGTCAGCAAATCAGTATCGGCCTCACGGCTTATCCCATTACGCTCGATCCGGTTCACTCAAGTGCCTGGTTCGATCGCCAGGTGATGTTCAACGTCTATGACACCCTCTTTCACCTAGGTCCTCACAACGTCATTGAGCCCGACCTCGTGAAGTCATACCAGATTTCAAAGGACGGAAAAACGTACACCTTCCACCTGCAAACAGGTGTGCAGTTCCAGGACGGTACTCCGTTCAACGCCGCTGCTGTCAAGTTCAATCTTGAGCGTGGCCTTGGAAAGACTTCAACATCGCGCAGTTCCCTAGATGACATCGTCAGTATTGACACTCCAAATGAGAGCACCGTTGTGCTCCACCTCAAAGCTCCATACAGTCCACTTCTGTCTGTTTTGACAGACAGGCCAGGCATGATTGTCTCCCCAACCGCGGTACAGAAGGAGGGCTCCAATTACCCCAATCATCCCGTGGGCACAGGTCCGTACGAGTTTGAGAATGCGGTGAAGGGTGATCACATCACACTTGTGAAAAACCCTCACTACTGGCAGGCTGGTTTACCCAAGACGCAAACAATTGTGTTTCGTGCCTTTTCCGATCCCAATGTAGAGCTGACGAACTTAGAGAATGGGGCTGTGCAGATTGTGGATACCATCCCACCATCACAAGTGGCCAATTTGCAGAAAAACCCGCAATTTACCGTGATCGACAAACCTAGTTTCGGTTTTGCTGGCTACGAATTGAATCTAAAAAGCGGGGTGTTTCAGAACAAGGACCTGCGGCAGGCAGTGGATAGGGCCATCAACCGATCCGCTCTCGTCGCCGTAGCCACGTCAGGCACAGCGCTACCGGCTTATTCACCGTTTGGGCCGTCCTCACCTGTCTATGACAAGCAAGAAGATACCCCGCTGCCGCAAAACGCCGCAGAGATTGCACAGCTCCTTGCCAAAGGCGGTCAGCCAAACGGATTTTCGTTTACCTTAAAGACCTTGCCAAGTGACAAGACAAACGCGGAGACGATACAAGGCATGCTTGCGCAATATCATATCAACATGAAAATTGAACAGATTGATGCTGCCGGTCTTGGAACTGCACAACAGAACGGCAATTTTGACATGATTTTGGCTGGATGGTCCGGGCGTCTAGACCCCGACCAAAATACCATTCAATACTTTTCAACGGGTGCGCCGCTGAATTTTGGCAGCTACAGCAATCCCCAAGTAGATGCGCTGTTGAACAAGGCGCGGGAACAGCAATCGATGGCGAACAGGAAGCAGACCTATGCACAAGTTATGAACATTCTTCACCAGGATGTGCCGTTTATCTTCTTGTATCACTCGACCAACCTGATGGCTTATTCAACCAAGTTGCAAGGGTTCCAGTACCGGTCAGATGGCATGATTCGGGCAGCGACATTGACACTTGGGAATTGACACTTGTTGACCGGAGATGAAGCGTTGTCCTCCAAGATGGGCCCGTCCATGGGCACTGGGGACGGACAGTTTGCGGGGCGGGATTTCGAACTCTGTAAGCATAGAGTCACAGGGACGGTACGAAAATGTCCCTGCACCCTCTAGTGAAAGGAGTCCGATTTCGATGGCACAACGGTATCGTTTGACACGTATCGATGCGTCGAACGGCCCTCAACGAGACAAGGAGTCAAACAGCCAGTTGGCGCATTACGATGATCGACGCCAACAACCATATATCGGCCACGGGATGCCGGGGGGGTGGAACGGTGCACGGCGGCCGTATGACCCTGACAAACCGGATCAGGCGCGTGATGCGTATTATGCGCAAAGCCAATACGCTGCAGAAGAGCGCACTCGCACGCGGCACAAGTCACACCTCGGATGGTTGTGGGCGCTGCTTGGCATCGTCGCGGTGGTTCTCATCATCGGTGGCGTTGTATGGATGAGCGGGGTATCCGGCTCCCTCCATCACCTGAATCAAACGGCGCAGCAAAACGCCAATTCGCTGGCGCACCAAAGTGCACAATTGACAGGAATTCAGGCACAGCTTCAGCAAATCAGTCAGCAATTGTCTCAGATTTCACAGCAAATAAGCACGTTCTTCGGTAACGTGATGCAGGCCATCAGTTCCGGAAAACTTTGATAAGCCACCTATGTTCGTTCACAAGGGCCCTTTGGGGCCCGTTTTTATTTGCGTGCGTTTTAGATTCTAGGCAATATAAAATTGTTTGCCGAAACTGGACAATTCCGGAAGGGAAAAACAGGGCAACCACCGAATACTTGTAATGGCGATGTTGGAATTTGTCGATTGAGAGCAGGTACGGGGTAGATGGGGGATTTGTTCGCAAACAGTGCATTTTTTCATGAACATGTTAGAACAGCGGTCTTTGCCAACAATTCGAGGTGGACGAAGGATGAGCTTAAAAGAGCATCAACTCAACATCGCTCAGACCCAAAGAGCAGAGGTCAACTCAGTTGAGACGGAGTTTGAAGAGGTGGATTGGAATGGTGTGATTCGCAGCTTTGGCGCCCAACACGAGATGGAATTTAAGGAGACGCTGAAGTGGATTTCCAATCGAACAAGTTTGCAAGTCGCGTGTGAAGTCCTTGGCGTTGCATTGTCACCGTCCATAGCAGCGCGGTATACGGCATCTGATGTGCGCGTTTTGAACAGCTTAGGGGACTTTGTGTCAACTCGCGGATTTCAGGTTCCTCGTCTTATGGAGCATCGCCGTATGGAATATGTTAGGAAGGGAAGAGAACGCATGGGGTTTTCCTTGTCTCGGGAGGAATACCTGAGAGAGCGAGCGGCGGGCAAGAGTAAGAACAAAATCGCTCATCAACAGGGAATCAGTGGACCCGCGTTGTTTCATTGGCTAAACAAGTGGGGACTCAAAGATAGTGCATTGGAACAAAGAGAGATTGACCTTCTGTTTAGGAACTCCCAAAGTAATCTCGAATTCAAGGAATGCACTGAGACCGAGAGTAGTGCCAGCACCAGCGTCGACGCCAGCACCAGCACCAGCAGCACCAGCAGCACCAGCAGCACCAGCAGCAGCACCAGCACCAGCAGCAGCACCAGCACCAGCACCGGCACCGGCACCGGCACCGGCACCGGCACCAGCACCAGCACCAGCACCAGCACCAGCACCAGCACCAGCACCAGCACCAGCACCAGCACCAGCACCAGCACCAGCACCAGCACCACTGGCGACGCCAATGGCAACGTGAGCACTATCGCTGTGAGGCACGATGTTGACCGGTCTCCGGTGCAGACCCCCCTTGAAGCTACACAACCTTGTCTTTTTTACCCCGCACGTCAACTTAAGATGCTTACGAACATCGAGAGGGAACGCCTCATCTCACAGGGTATGCAAATCCCAGAGGGCAGGCAGTTGATAGGCAGCATGCAACTGGCCCGGCCCGGCATCGCTACTGGTTCTGCTACCGGTGCTGCTACTTTTGTTGCCACCGCCCCGACGATGATGGATGATGAATACGCAAGGAACCTGCAATCAGAAGAGAAGAGCGTGCAGCATCTGAATCTGATGCCAGATGACAGTGAAGCTCAACTGCAAGACTGTGTCTGCACGATTCAGTTGCCACTCCTCGGTACAGGAAGCAGCAGAGAATCGTTATCGACAAGAACGGACGTGGCTGCTCTCTCTCGGGATGAACTCATGCAACAAGGACTGTTTATGTTGCAGACGGCTGTAGGACAAGCCTATTTGGACTTGACAGCGTTACTCGGGGAAAGAGTTGCAAGACAGCAGATTCAGACGTATGTACTTCATCAAGTGGCCAATTTCATGCGAAACTCCAGTACATCCTGAAATCATAAGCTTCCGTTATGGAACAAATTATTTTATAACTTTCATTCAAACATTCGCGAGCGCCGTCCTGGGTTTTGATCCCTGGGCGGCTTCTTTACGTGGAATCACATCTATTCCGGGCGGCTTATAGTGGGATTTTCTGTTGTTTTACATATACTACCAATGTGGCGTTGGGTGCGCGAAAGGACAGGAATTTACGTGCAAAATGTAGAGTTGGCGACTAATGAAATAGAAACGGGGTAACCTGATAGCAGAAGTAAGTATCCAAAAAAGGAGTGACTAACATGCAACTAGAAATGAGTGCTGATGACGTCATCGCCCGAATAAAGGAGCTTAATGAGCAAGGAGAACCTCTGAACAAGAAGCGTATCAAGCAGAGTGACCCTACCTTGATGAAACATGCATTGTATTACTATCCTAGTTGGGAGCATGCCATCCGGGAAACGGGACTTGAGATGAACCACTAGACATAGATCGTCTACACATAGATCGTCAGAATTGCCGTGACGGCCCATTGCGTTTTGTGACAGGCGAAAACATTGGTGCCTGTCCATGATGCGATGGGCCTTTGTGTCGACTCAGGTAATAACACCTTATTGTACTCCCCCAAAATCTCACTGTCCGCTCACTCGGTGGGGGGTACCCGTCAATCCGGAAGAGGCAAAAGTATCATTAGCTGTTACGATGGGGGGGTATCCCCTTCTTACTAAGGTACAAAAGTATAGCTGTGGCGTCTCGTAAGGGGGTACCCGGATAGGCTCTAGGGTACAGGATGATAGTTACGATACCCCCTGGGGTTGACGAATAGGGATACGAAGGTAGCGCTATTTTTGGATACATACCCTACTGGGTATACCATTAGGACACATTATGACCCTTGTCATCTGATGCATACCCCGTGGGGTTTAAGCCCTAAGATACACAAGTATATCTATCCTAAAATCAATCACGGGAGACCGACCTGCC
The Alicyclobacillus curvatus genome window above contains:
- a CDS encoding transposase, with amino-acid sequence MNGVKYKNFEQASFEDIMVYSVIPPHPFWDAVAKYIDFSFADKLCAPLYSPIGQHPYAPSLKLKIHLVQRYYNISDREMELKIVGDIFIKRFLGVPISLAKFDHSTIALDRSRLGADIFHACHVNILAQALNLGMWGQDDDRWLVDAFHTHANVATPSVYELIQQAAQKLVRYLKRHNPARYEKLKENMDVGAFFRKLKREVQGSERNLAFSNLCVLAFSLVAWLERADTDDMDTQWKNDNEQETAKQQREVLLRILRENVTPKLPDENQSPSSENVEPQKEDIQYVEQDKNNKPSDRVVSAHDPEVRVGHKSKKLAFIGDKTQVVESANSHLVLNAEPIPGNEVDGIALESVVKAVVDEFDKRPKEVVADSAYGNAENRDKLSKELHILLTAPLPKFTNPSGKAFRAEDFTYIPERDVVVCPGGYTSVRKNHIKQSKGTQHGFAEEDCTACPLRAQCTDHAKGRTVFVSDYWELIQEAKKYNASQEGQEALRARYEIERTNNEMKRHHGLGKPRTRGRSKLRIDVKITSMVVNVKVMVKELLNRGKPLEAPVCL
- a CDS encoding DUF169 domain-containing protein — protein: MDAKALGDAIQKHIRPDNHPVGIRIVHSESELPAKYRRPGTHLGEKITICQAVAFARRYGWTIAMNGDDLSCPIAQIAFGYQPELDYYKDGNLVCGMYTDDFESAKRTEADVPKLTKEESGYYVAFPLDRAPFDPDVVVVYANSAQVMRLVAAMQFQRGGSISSTFSSRADCADIAIRTLKTGEPQVILPCYGDRVFAQTQDHEMAFSFPFKDAQELVAGLDGTHRGGIRYPIPQFLNYTAQFPATYEKLNRMFGE
- a CDS encoding peptide ABC transporter substrate-binding protein — protein: MKRFAARAAVLLLGLGTVTACGTTTSTNGSNDTSNVNSSQTSQVSSQNGQQISIGLTAYPITLDPVHSSAWFDRQVMFNVYDTLFHLGPHNVIEPDLVKSYQISKDGKTYTFHLQTGVQFQDGTPFNAAAVKFNLERGLGKTSTSRSSLDDIVSIDTPNESTVVLHLKAPYSPLLSVLTDRPGMIVSPTAVQKEGSNYPNHPVGTGPYEFENAVKGDHITLVKNPHYWQAGLPKTQTIVFRAFSDPNVELTNLENGAVQIVDTIPPSQVANLQKNPQFTVIDKPSFGFAGYELNLKSGVFQNKDLRQAVDRAINRSALVAVATSGTALPAYSPFGPSSPVYDKQEDTPLPQNAAEIAQLLAKGGQPNGFSFTLKTLPSDKTNAETIQGMLAQYHINMKIEQIDAAGLGTAQQNGNFDMILAGWSGRLDPDQNTIQYFSTGAPLNFGSYSNPQVDALLNKAREQQSMANRKQTYAQVMNILHQDVPFIFLYHSTNLMAYSTKLQGFQYRSDGMIRAATLTLGN